The sequence GAGAATGGAAGTGATTAAGACTGCTATAATGAAAGAACCCCTGATTTTAAGCGTGTAGAGCGCGAAAGTTAGAATGATCCCCACAACCCCCAATAACACATGCGGATCGCCAAAATCGCCTAAGGTTACAAGCGTAGCCTTATGGGTAACGACGATATGCATTTCTTTAAGGCCAATAAACGCGATAAAAGCCCCTATCCCCGCGCTCACCGCACGCCTTAAATCGCTAGGAATGCTTCGCATGACCCAACTTCTAAATTTAGTGAAAGACAAAATCACAAAAATCGCTCCCGAGAGTGCTACGATGCCTAAAGCGCTCTGCCAAGGGAGTTTTAGCCCCTGAACCAACCCGAAGCTAAAATAAGCTGACAACCCTAAGCCCACGCTCATGGCTATGGGGGTGTTTGCCCATAACCCGTTAAACACGCTCGATAAGATAGTGATAATGGCAGTCGCGCTCAAAAGGGCTTCATAAGGCATGTTGGCTTGAGAAAGGATAAGAGCGTTTAAGGGCACGATGTAAATCATGGTGATAAAAGTCGTTAAACCCGCTCTAAACTCGGTGGCAATGTTCGTGTTGTGTTCTTTAAGCTTGAAAAACCCCATGTTAGATAACTCCTTACTATTTGGTATAGATTAATTTAATAAGGGGCTTTGGGGTCATGCTAGCGCCATTTTATTTTAAATTGCCTTAAGATTCTTGATTGTGTTGTTTCAATCAAAAGAAGTGAGTAAAAAACCCTTTTTTTAGAAAAACTCCGCTAAAAAATAATCGTTTTAATAAAAATCGCAAAAAAGCTCATCTTGTAAGGTAATTTCACTCTTTAATGGTTTTTGAGAGCGTTTTTTAAATTTGAAAAGATTGTTGCAAAATAACCCCCATAAGAGCGATTATGGGGGTAAATTCTAAAAAGGAGTTTGCCATGGAAAACTAAAAACGAAAAATAAAAATGGCGGAAACATTATACCTTAAAATTTCATTTTTTAGGTTTAATAACTATTTTTTTGAAAATTTTTAGGTTTTTTAGAAGTTTAACCCCCCCCCTTTTTTTTTAAAAAAGAGAGCTTTTAATAAGCAAACACATAATTGAGGTACACACTATAAAGCCTCCTATATTCTAGTTTAGTGTCTAGAAAAGAATAGTAATTCGTGTTAATGGTAGGGATTTTCACGCCCAATTCCATGCCATGTTGAGCTGCATGATGACTATCTTTTTTCTTAGGTCTAGCGAGATTGGTTCTCAAGCCCAAATTGAATAAAAATTGGAAGTTAGCCGTATTCACTTTAGTGCTATAGACATTGCTGATGGTTTTTAAATTCACGAATTGAGAATTAAGCCATGAAGTCCCTGCTAAGGCGATTCCTCCAAAAAGCCCAAAAGAAATCTGGTTATTCTTGCCTAAGAAATTGGTGTTTTTATCATTGATGAAATTAAACAACAAATCGCTACCCACCCCATAAGTCCACACATCAGAAGCCGAGTTAAAGAAATTGGATTTGATATAGGCGTGGTTGTAATCAAAGAAACCATAATACCTTAACCCCCATCTTTTCTTTTCTCCAAAAAATTGCTTATAACCCACTTGCACCCCAAGGCCATTCATCGCTCCGTTATTCGTGGTTGAAGAAGCGATCATGCCCATATTCCTAAAAGGGTTGTTGCCAAGTTCTTGAATAAGGGTGTTGGCTAGGTTTTGCGCTTGATTGATTTGAGGCGTTTGGTTGTTAAAATCAGCGGTGCTTGTTTTTAATAAAGACTGAGTTTCTTCCACGCCAGCACACCCGTTCCCCCAATTGTTCTTTTGATTTTGCATTGTCATATTCGCACTGCTTATAGCGCTCGCATCGCATTTCCCTATGTAGTCTTTAAGATGGCCTGAAGAAAGTTTGTTAAAATCGCTCTCCACTTGATTGGCTAGTTTTAAAATTTCTGCTTGAGATTGTGCGTTTTTGAGCATTTTTTGAGCTAAAGCCGTAAGACTGCTAGGGGTGTTAAGGTTGAGATTATGGGGTTGTGTGATATTTTTTGGTTGGTTGGCGCTGAGTTGTTGGGTTTCTTGAACGATTTTTTGCGCATTATTAATCATGTCTGAAGCGGCACTAAACTCCGCACCAAAAGTCGCACATGAATTTTTGCCGCCACCGGCTGTTTGCCATGAAGGGGTGTTTGTAGTAGCTCCGCCACTACTTCCACTACTAGATTTCGCTATCAACATGGGGCAATAATCTTTAAGGGTATTGACAATCGTTTGCGCTTGAGTCAAAAGATTTTGCGCATCATTAGTCGTATCAATAACAGAAGTTGTCGTTTTAGTTTGATCATCTTGTTGATACTTTGATGTGGTTACATGCGCTTCTAATTTTTCCCCTTTGCTATTTAAAGGAGCAAGCCCAGCTTGTTTTAAAGCTTTTGAAAGAATCTGATAGGATTCATGGATTTTTTCATATTGCTCAATAGATAGAGAGACATTTTTGTCTGCTTTTAATGTATTTGTGCCATTAGAACTATGAGTGCCATTACTATTTGTGCTCCCACCGCAATTGATTGTAGTGCCGTTGCCATTCTCATCGGTGTAGTGGAAATTTTTTTGATTGTTTTCGCCTGGACTTTTGGTATAGCCTCCGCATATGACCGCATAACCCATGCTATTCCATAGCCCTAACACCGATCTCAACGCTAAAAGCGTGGCTTGATAGGCAGGGGAATTGGTTGTCCCACCGGCTAAAGTTTTTGCGCGTTCGTTCAAATTATTAACCGCTTGGTTGATCGCTTGCGCGCTTGTCTTTGAGTTTGTGCCATTATCGTTGGTTAAAAGCCGGCTTAATTGTTCATAAGCGTCTGAAAGTTTTTGCACCTTGTCGGCGTTTTTCACTTTTTGAACCGCTTCACCGATTTGATAACCCACGCTTAAAAAAACGCCGTTGTCTTCAGCATGCAAGAGTGATGCCGCAAGAGTTAGAGAAAGTAGAATCGTTTTTTTCGTTTTTTTCATAAGATGTTCCTTAAAGTAATGTTTTATTGCAAAAAATGTATCAAAATGAGAATTTATTTACAATGCGTTTAATTTTACCACAAATTTATTGGATTTCAAAAAAAGTTTTAGGGTGTTTTGACGCGCTCAATCAAGCTTTTAAGAGTGTTTTTATTTGATTGGGATTTGGTTTTTAGAAAGATTGTTGTAAAATAAACACCCCCATAAGTCGGATTATGGGGATAAATCCATAAAAGGAGTTTGTCATGGTTACCAAACATGGCAAAAACTCTTGGAAAACATTATACCTTGAAATTTCGTTTTTGGGGTGTAAAGTTGTTGTTTTATTGAAGCGATAGTTTTGTAAAACGAAGTTTCTGTAAAACGATAGCTTTAGTTTTTCCAAAGTTCCCTTAAGGCTTTTAGCTTTAAGGGTTTTCCTTTAAATTTTATCCTTAACTTATGGGGGCAAAAAAGGCTAACTCATCATCTCTAAAGCCAAAATTATCATGTTATCAAAGCTCTCTACCCTTTCTTTAGGGCTTAAGGCTTCTTTAGTGATTAAGTGATCTGAAACCGAGCATAAGCATAAAGCCTTAGCACTCAATTCCATCGCCGTGGCGTATAACCCTGCCGCTTCCATTTCAATAGCCAAATGGTTGTATTGGGCCATCAAATCAAAGGCATGCGTTTCAAAAGAATAGAAAAAATCGCTTGAAAAAACATTACCCACTTTCAAATCAATACCCAAACGCTTTGCTGTTTGATACGCTCTTAAACTCAATTCAAAATCAGGCGTTGCGCTCAAATCGTGGTTTAAAAAACGCACCCGATTGGTTTTAGAATCCGTTGAAGCTCCAGTGGCCATGATAATGTCTTTCAGACCAACTTTTGGGCTAATCGCCCCGCAAGTGCCAATCCTTAAAAGCTCTTTAACCTGATAGGTTTTAATGAGTTCGGTAACATAAATCGTGCATGACGCAATGCCCATGCCATGCCCCATTAAAGAAATCCCCTTACCCTTATACTTCCCGCTAAAGCCTAGCATGTTACGCACATTCGTGATCTCTTTAGCGTCTTGTAAAAATTTTTTTGCAATGTAGCTCACCCTTAAGGGATCGCCGCATAAAAGGCATTGAGGATAAAAATCGCCGATTTTAGCGTTGATGTGAGGGGTCATGGTTGTCCTTTAAAGTTTAATAAGTTTTTGCCATAATCTAGGGGGCTTAATCCCAAAAAGTGAGCGATACTCTGCCCAATATCCGCAAACGAATCGCTCTTGCCTAAAAAGGCTGGTTGTAAATCCTTGTGATAGAACAAAACAGGAATGTATTCTCGTGTGTGATCGGTGCCTTTAAAGCTAGGATCACACCCATGATCGGCACAAAGAATGAGCAAATCGTTTTCCCTTAAATTGTCTAAAATCTCTTTTAAGCGCATATCAAAATACTCTAAAGCGTTAGCATACCCGCTAACATCGCGCCGATGCCCATAATCGCTATCAAAATGCACAAAATTCGTAAAAATCAAGCTGTTGTTTGGGGCGTTTTTGACTCGCTCTAAAGTAACATCGCATAATTCCATTAAACTACCGGCTTTGAATTTTTGAGTGATCCCCACATGAGCGTAAATATCAGCGATTTTTCCAATGCTGATGACTTCGCCTTGCTTTTCTTCAATGAATGTTTCAAAAAGCAATTTTTTATGGGGCTTTATCGCATAGTCTTTGCGATTAGCGGTGCGTTTGAAACTCTCTCTATTTGCGCCAATAAAGGGGCGTGCGATCACTCTGGCGATCTTTAAAGGCTCTAGAATTTGAAACGCTTCTTCACAAAGAGCGTATAAATTATCCAGCCCAAACTTTTCTTCATGTGCAGCGATTTGAAACACCGAATCCGCTGAAGTGTAAAAAATGGGGTATAAAGTTTCTAAATGCTTTTCGCCTAAATCTTTAATGATTTCTGTCCCTGATGCGTGGCAATTCCCTAAATAGCCCTTAATCTTAGTTTTGTGCATGATTTCATCTAAAATTTCTTTAGGAAACGAATGGGTTTTGTCTTTAAAATACCCCCATTCAAAAAGAACGGGCGCACCCATCATCTCCCAATGTCCAGAAATCGTATCCTTAGCGCTAGAAAGTTCTTGTGCATAAGTGTAAGCCCCTATTAAATTGGGTTTCAATTCAAAGCCTAAGGGCAATTCATTTGCGACTTTTAAAGCGCTCAAACCTAAACCCAAACTCTCTAAATAAGGCAGTTTCAAAGCCCCATTGCGATCGTTAGAATTAGCCAAGTTATTAAAACAAGCCTTAGCGATATTGCCTAAAGTGTTCGCCCCCAAATCGCCAAAATCTTTAGCGTCTTCGCTAGCCCCTATACCAAAAGAATCTAATAATAAGATTATTACTCTTTTTTGCATGTTTTGTCCTTTTAATGAGCGTTTAGTCCTATGAATAACCCGGCGATAGTCGCGCTCATGAAATTAGAAAGCGTGCCTACAAGCACCGCTTTTAAAGCAAGCCTTATAATGAGATCCTTCTTTTTAGGCACTAAACTGCCAAGCCCTCCAATGAGCATAGCGACTGAGCTTAAGTTAGCAAACCCGCACAACGCAAAAGTGATGATCGCTTTAGTTTTCTCGCTCAAGATTAAAGGAGGGTTATCGCCCAAATAAGGCAAAAATTGCATATAGCCCACAAATTCATTGAGCGCAATTTTAATGCCTATGATTTCTCCGGCAATCCCAGCCTGACTCCAAGGAATGCCTAGCATAAAGGCTAAGGGTTTTAAGAGCGTGCCTAAAATCAACCCTAAAGACAAATGCTCCATGCCTAAAAACCCCCCTACAACCCCTAAAAGCCCGTTAATGAGCGCGAGCATTCCCACAAAGGCTAAAAGCATCGCTCCCACATGCAAGGCTAAATTTAGCCCTGTGCTTGCCCCATTAGCGATAGCTTCTATGGCATTGACATGCTTTTCTGCAGAAACATCTGCATGGCTAGAAATGGTTTCGTTTTGCGGGTAAATGATTTTAGCGAACAACAACCCCCCAGGAGCGGACATAAACGATGCGGCTATTAAATAAGGCAAAGGAATGCCCATGCTCGCATACCCGGCTAACACAGGCCCCGCAACGCTAGCCATGCCCACGCACATGACCGCAAAAATCTCTGAATCGCTCATGCTTTTCAAATAAGGTTTAATGACTAAGGGCGCTTCTGTGTGCGCTACAAAAATATTAGCCGCTGCGCTCATGCTTTCTGCTTTAGAAGTGCCTAAGCATTTTTGCAACGCCCCACCGATGAGATTGATGACTAAAGGCATGATTTTTAAATAATATAGAAGTGAAATCAAGCTAGCAAAAAAGATAATGATCGCTAAAACATTGATCGCAAAAATAAAGCCTCCTATCCCTTGATCGCCCTTAGCGTTTGGAGCGAGATTGCCAAATAAAAAACGCACCCCTTCATAGCCGTAAGAAATCACGCTTTGTATGCCACTAGCTAAGCCTTGCAGCATTTCCCTACCCAAAGGCACATATAAAGCCAACGCCCCTAAAGCCACCTGGATCACAAACGCGCTAATAATCGTGCGATAATTAATAGCCCTTTTATTGCCAGAAAACACCCAAGCAATAAGAAAAAGCACCGCCATCCCTACAACACTAAAAAGAGAGCTAAAAATCATCGTCAAATCCCTAATGTAAGAAATTAAAAGATGCAAGGCTATTGTAGTTTAGTTTTGCTAAAAAAAAGATTAAACGGATATTAAATGAAGATTAAATCAAATCATGGTGTCAAGAGGGGGACTTGAACCCCCGACCTCCGGCTTATGAGACCAGCGCTCTAAACCAGCTGAGCTACCTTGACAAAAAATAAAAGAATAGGATTATACAAAAAATTTTCTTAAAAATCCATTAAAATTAAACTTTTATTATCAGTCCTATTTCCCTAAATTAATGATAAAAATTAGATATTTTCTTGTAAAATAACCCGCATGTTTAAGAAAATTTTTCCATTAGCGTTAGTGTCGTCGTTGCGGTTTTTGGGGCTTTTTATTGTTTTGCCGGTCATTAGTTTGTATGCGGATAGTTTCCATTCAAGCAGTCCCTTACTCGTGGGGTTGGCTGTGGGCGGAGCGTATCTTACGCAAATTGTTTTTCAAACCCCCATGGGCATTCTTAGCGATAAGATAGGCCGTAAAGTGGTGGTTATGGTGTGCTTGTTGTTGTTTTTAGCCGGCTCGTTAGTGTGCTTTATGGCGAATGATATTATTACGCTCGTTATAGGGCGTTTCATTCAAGGCATGGGGGCTTTAGGGGGGGTTATTAGTGCGATGGTGGCTGATGAAGTGAAAGAAGAAGAGCGCACCAAAGCCATGGCGATCATGGGGGCGTTTATTTTCATTAGCTTCACTATAAGCATGGCGATTGGCCCTGGGGTTGTGGCGTTTTTTGGGGGGGCAAAATGGCTCTTTTTACTCACTACGATCTTAACTTTATTGAGTTTATTGATGCTTTTAAAAGTCAAAGACGCCCCTAAAATTTCTTACCAGATCAAAAACATAAAAGCTTATCAACCCAACTCTAAAGCCTTGTATCTTTTGTATCTAAGCTCTTTTTTTGAAAAAGCGTTCATGACGCTTATTTTTGTGCTGATCCCCTTAGCCTTAGTGAATGAATTTTATAAAGATGAAAGCTTTTTGATCTTGGTGTATGTGCCTGGAGCCTTATTAGGGGTTTTAAGCATGGGAGTAGCGAGCGTTATGGCTGAAAAATACAATAAGCCTAAAGGGGTGATGCTTTCTGGCGTATTGTTGTTTATTGTGAGTTATTTGTGCTTGTTTTTAGCCGACTCTAGCTTTTTAGGGAAATATTTATGGCTTTTTATTGTTGGGGTGGCGTTTTTCTTTATTGGTTTTGCCACCTTAGAGCCTATCATGCAATCTTTAGCGTCTAAATTCGCCAAAGTGCATGAAAAAGGCAAGGTTTTAGGGCAATTCACTACTTTTGGCTATTTAGGGAGCTTTGTTGGGGGCGTGAGCGGAGGGTTAAGCTATCATCATTTAGGCGTTTCTAACACAAGCTTAATCGTTGTAGCTTTAGGGCTTATTTGGGGGCTATCGCTCTTTTTACTCCATAACCCTTCCAAGCAAAAAAATGTCTATTTCCCCTTAGACGCTTACAATGAGGAACAATTTGAAACTTTAGGAGACAAAATCATTGAATGGTATGTCAATATTAGCGAAGA is a genomic window of Helicobacter pylori oki112 containing:
- the hopQ gene encoding Hop family adhesin HopQ, which codes for MKKTKKTILLSLTLAASLLHAEDNGVFLSVGYQIGEAVQKVKNADKVQKLSDAYEQLSRLLTNDNGTNSKTSAQAINQAVNNLNERAKTLAGGTTNSPAYQATLLALRSVLGLWNSMGYAVICGGYTKSPGENNQKNFHYTDENGNGTTINCGGSTNSNGTHSSNGTNTLKADKNVSLSIEQYEKIHESYQILSKALKQAGLAPLNSKGEKLEAHVTTSKYQQDDQTKTTTSVIDTTNDAQNLLTQAQTIVNTLKDYCPMLIAKSSSGSSGGATTNTPSWQTAGGGKNSCATFGAEFSAASDMINNAQKIVQETQQLSANQPKNITQPHNLNLNTPSSLTALAQKMLKNAQSQAEILKLANQVESDFNKLSSGHLKDYIGKCDASAISSANMTMQNQKNNWGNGCAGVEETQSLLKTSTADFNNQTPQINQAQNLANTLIQELGNNPFRNMGMIASSTTNNGAMNGLGVQVGYKQFFGEKKRWGLRYYGFFDYNHAYIKSNFFNSASDVWTYGVGSDLLFNFINDKNTNFLGKNNQISFGLFGGIALAGTSWLNSQFVNLKTISNVYSTKVNTANFQFLFNLGLRTNLARPKKKDSHHAAQHGMELGVKIPTINTNYYSFLDTKLEYRRLYSVYLNYVFAY
- the deoD gene encoding purine-nucleoside phosphorylase, which encodes MTPHINAKIGDFYPQCLLCGDPLRVSYIAKKFLQDAKEITNVRNMLGFSGKYKGKGISLMGHGMGIASCTIYVTELIKTYQVKELLRIGTCGAISPKVGLKDIIMATGASTDSKTNRVRFLNHDLSATPDFELSLRAYQTAKRLGIDLKVGNVFSSDFFYSFETHAFDLMAQYNHLAIEMEAAGLYATAMELSAKALCLCSVSDHLITKEALSPKERVESFDNMIILALEMMS
- a CDS encoding phosphopentomutase — its product is MQKRVIILLLDSFGIGASEDAKDFGDLGANTLGNIAKACFNNLANSNDRNGALKLPYLESLGLGLSALKVANELPLGFELKPNLIGAYTYAQELSSAKDTISGHWEMMGAPVLFEWGYFKDKTHSFPKEILDEIMHKTKIKGYLGNCHASGTEIIKDLGEKHLETLYPIFYTSADSVFQIAAHEEKFGLDNLYALCEEAFQILEPLKIARVIARPFIGANRESFKRTANRKDYAIKPHKKLLFETFIEEKQGEVISIGKIADIYAHVGITQKFKAGSLMELCDVTLERVKNAPNNSLIFTNFVHFDSDYGHRRDVSGYANALEYFDMRLKEILDNLRENDLLILCADHGCDPSFKGTDHTREYIPVLFYHKDLQPAFLGKSDSFADIGQSIAHFLGLSPLDYGKNLLNFKGQP
- a CDS encoding NupC/NupG family nucleoside CNT transporter → MIFSSLFSVVGMAVLFLIAWVFSGNKRAINYRTIISAFVIQVALGALALYVPLGREMLQGLASGIQSVISYGYEGVRFLFGNLAPNAKGDQGIGGFIFAINVLAIIIFFASLISLLYYLKIMPLVINLIGGALQKCLGTSKAESMSAAANIFVAHTEAPLVIKPYLKSMSDSEIFAVMCVGMASVAGPVLAGYASMGIPLPYLIAASFMSAPGGLLFAKIIYPQNETISSHADVSAEKHVNAIEAIANGASTGLNLALHVGAMLLAFVGMLALINGLLGVVGGFLGMEHLSLGLILGTLLKPLAFMLGIPWSQAGIAGEIIGIKIALNEFVGYMQFLPYLGDNPPLILSEKTKAIITFALCGFANLSSVAMLIGGLGSLVPKKKDLIIRLALKAVLVGTLSNFMSATIAGLFIGLNAH
- a CDS encoding MFS transporter, with the protein product MRFLGLFIVLPVISLYADSFHSSSPLLVGLAVGGAYLTQIVFQTPMGILSDKIGRKVVVMVCLLLFLAGSLVCFMANDIITLVIGRFIQGMGALGGVISAMVADEVKEEERTKAMAIMGAFIFISFTISMAIGPGVVAFFGGAKWLFLLTTILTLLSLLMLLKVKDAPKISYQIKNIKAYQPNSKALYLLYLSSFFEKAFMTLIFVLIPLALVNEFYKDESFLILVYVPGALLGVLSMGVASVMAEKYNKPKGVMLSGVLLFIVSYLCLFLADSSFLGKYLWLFIVGVAFFFIGFATLEPIMQSLASKFAKVHEKGKVLGQFTTFGYLGSFVGGVSGGLSYHHLGVSNTSLIVVALGLIWGLSLFLLHNPSKQKNVYFPLDAYNEEQFETLGDKIIEWYVNISEEIIIVKYNSDHISEEEIIHLAQSFRK